In Thermorudis peleae, a genomic segment contains:
- a CDS encoding diphosphate--fructose-6-phosphate 1-phosphotransferase produces MSRPVLVLAQGGGATAVINSSLIGAVEAALSSRHFAAILGARYGIEGVLRQDFVDLSAQPPEIRQAVAHTPSAALGTTRVRLSPEMADIAVSILQRHHVSAFIYIGGNDSAETALRLARAAERAHYPLQVVVVPKTIDNDLPETDHCPGYGSVARFWAYAARDAGLDTAATAALFPVKLLEVMGRNAGWIAAATALGQTTPDDPPHLIFFPERPPQSLEDAVTAIQQVHAQYGMAVVVVPETLRDATGRPLGGAETRWVDPFGHPYHPSPAAALARAVETKLGLRARIDQPGTIARMLSLAVSSVDWQEAWTAGAHAVRLLTEGATEVMVTLKRIANEPYTVSFGAVPLSRVAGRERQLPDAFISEDGHRITPAFRHYALPLIGEPPPPPGRFI; encoded by the coding sequence ATGAGCCGGCCGGTTTTAGTACTTGCGCAGGGGGGCGGAGCAACCGCTGTTATCAACAGCAGTCTGATTGGTGCAGTCGAGGCCGCCCTTAGCAGCCGCCACTTCGCTGCTATACTTGGCGCACGTTACGGCATTGAAGGTGTTCTCCGACAGGATTTCGTCGACTTGAGCGCACAACCTCCAGAGATTCGTCAGGCAGTTGCGCACACTCCTTCGGCAGCACTTGGCACCACCCGCGTACGCCTCTCACCAGAAATGGCTGACATCGCCGTGAGCATCCTGCAGCGTCATCACGTGAGCGCCTTTATCTACATCGGCGGCAATGACTCGGCTGAGACTGCCCTGCGGCTTGCCCGAGCCGCTGAGCGTGCGCACTATCCCCTGCAGGTCGTCGTCGTACCGAAGACCATCGATAACGATCTGCCGGAGACCGACCATTGTCCTGGATATGGCTCCGTGGCACGGTTCTGGGCCTATGCTGCGCGCGACGCCGGGTTGGACACCGCTGCCACGGCCGCGCTCTTCCCCGTCAAACTACTAGAAGTGATGGGGCGGAATGCTGGCTGGATCGCTGCCGCCACCGCCCTGGGCCAAACCACGCCAGACGATCCACCACATCTGATCTTCTTCCCCGAGCGACCACCGCAGAGCCTTGAGGACGCTGTTACTGCCATCCAGCAAGTGCACGCGCAGTATGGTATGGCCGTCGTCGTCGTGCCCGAGACATTACGCGATGCAACCGGCCGACCACTTGGCGGAGCCGAGACGCGCTGGGTCGATCCGTTCGGTCACCCCTATCACCCGAGCCCGGCAGCTGCCCTCGCTCGGGCGGTCGAAACCAAACTGGGACTTCGTGCACGCATCGACCAACCAGGAACCATCGCCCGTATGCTCTCGCTTGCTGTTTCCTCCGTTGACTGGCAGGAAGCCTGGACAGCGGGGGCACATGCCGTGCGCCTGCTAACGGAAGGCGCAACCGAGGTCATGGTAACGCTGAAGCGCATCGCGAATGAGCCGTACACTGTCAGCTTTGGTGCCGTACCGCTTAGTCGTGTGGCTGGGCGTGAGCGGCAACTCCCTGACGCGTTCATCAGTGAAGACGGGCACCGCATCACCCCAGCCTTCCGTCACTACGCCTTGCCGCTGATCGGCGAGCCTCCACCGCCACCTGGCCGATTCATCTAA
- a CDS encoding Asp23/Gls24 family envelope stress response protein yields MVEQRPERPTTQERSVGERSGSSAVERVASSVPSMTSGSTSLTRPRATELITENGRTTIADTVVAKIAAIAAREIPGVHELVPHSAASAIAGLTQRVTGDVRTAGVRVDIGEQEAVIDVRMVVEYGISIPQVAEAVRRNIMNRIQGLTGLSVREVNIEVTDLFFPEDVAAEAARPAESRGA; encoded by the coding sequence ATGGTTGAGCAGAGGCCAGAGCGACCGACAACGCAGGAGCGCAGTGTAGGTGAGCGTTCGGGGAGTAGCGCAGTTGAGCGTGTCGCTAGCTCAGTACCGTCGATGACATCAGGCAGCACGTCGCTTACTCGCCCGCGGGCGACCGAGCTCATCACGGAGAACGGCCGCACAACCATTGCTGACACGGTCGTGGCCAAAATTGCTGCTATTGCCGCTCGTGAAATTCCGGGTGTGCACGAGCTTGTTCCGCATAGCGCCGCCAGCGCGATTGCCGGCCTGACGCAGCGCGTGACCGGCGACGTGCGCACCGCTGGCGTTCGCGTCGATATCGGCGAACAAGAGGCCGTTATTGACGTCCGCATGGTCGTCGAATATGGCATCAGCATCCCACAAGTTGCTGAGGCTGTCCGCCGCAACATCATGAATCGCATTCAGGGACTGACCGGTCTGAGTGTACGTGAAGTCAACATCGAAGTTACGGATCTCTTCTTCCCGGAGGATGTTGCTGCGGAAGCTGCGCGGCCTGCTGAATCACGAGGTGCATGA
- a CDS encoding GtrA family protein yields MAPRTSRLLPAAHLDEKESIPMNRIPRSAPMHAGPDAVLRLWQAAGTAHRPLLRLVVSAQPRVRHAMAGVWQRPVVDRLLRFAIVGGVAGSVQLGLLAGLTRAGLHPFLADLVAFLSAAQINFALSQWFTWRDRRLTGSGLVARWLAFHTMIAGTACLNFLVFWAADRVLPHLVAAALGIAVAALVNFLGGDRLVFAPLAPAPARVSTRPLPQRKGGR; encoded by the coding sequence ATGGCACCTCGAACGTCACGCCTGTTGCCCGCTGCTCACCTTGACGAAAAGGAGAGCATTCCAATGAACCGCATTCCGCGATCTGCGCCGATGCACGCTGGGCCTGATGCCGTACTGCGGCTGTGGCAAGCGGCCGGGACTGCCCACCGGCCGTTGCTGCGGCTGGTGGTATCGGCACAGCCGCGGGTGCGCCACGCTATGGCAGGGGTGTGGCAAAGACCGGTTGTGGATCGACTACTTCGGTTTGCCATCGTTGGTGGGGTGGCCGGGAGCGTCCAGCTCGGACTGCTGGCCGGGCTGACCCGAGCTGGGCTGCATCCGTTCCTTGCCGATCTGGTGGCTTTCCTCTCCGCTGCCCAAATCAACTTCGCCCTCAGTCAGTGGTTCACCTGGCGCGACCGGAGACTCACAGGCTCGGGGCTTGTGGCACGCTGGCTCGCCTTCCACACAATGATTGCCGGAACCGCGTGCCTCAACTTCTTGGTCTTTTGGGCTGCTGATCGGGTGCTGCCCCACCTTGTGGCGGCGGCGCTCGGCATTGCAGTAGCTGCGTTGGTGAACTTTTTGGGCGGCGATCGCCTGGTGTTTGCGCCGCTGGCCCCTGCCCCAGCCCGCGTAAGCACTCGGCCGTTGCCGCAACGGAAAGGGGGACGATGA
- a CDS encoding CsbD family protein, with translation MGAEEKVSGTAKEIAGKIKEKVGEWTDNPDLEAEGKAEQLEGKAEKAKGELKDKAKDLKDKVDETLHDR, from the coding sequence ATGGGTGCTGAAGAGAAAGTCTCGGGAACAGCGAAAGAGATCGCTGGCAAAATCAAGGAGAAGGTTGGCGAGTGGACTGATAATCCTGACCTTGAGGCTGAGGGCAAGGCCGAGCAACTCGAGGGCAAGGCTGAGAAGGCCAAGGGCGAGCTTAAGGACAAGGCGAAAGACCTGAAAGATAAGGTTGACGAGACACTCCACGATCGTTAA
- the amaP gene encoding alkaline shock response membrane anchor protein AmaP — protein sequence MNVFNRIIMTLLGLVLVVGGVLGLLGALAASVGTQVLTTLGIGHLVTLFSPFSPCLAAALPAALGIASKLLIVGAIGVVLGVIVLVLELRGLRRPRPIALFEDPQGRVTISQDSLRVLVEHEAARVPGVRRASARVQAKGEGLVVHCNLAIWPDYSLPEMAAAVQQQVREAVKDLLGQALARLDIETTVVRPSTPAQQRA from the coding sequence ATGAACGTCTTCAATCGGATCATCATGACGCTGCTTGGCCTGGTTCTCGTTGTCGGCGGTGTGCTGGGGTTGCTCGGCGCACTCGCTGCCAGTGTAGGAACACAGGTATTGACGACACTCGGGATCGGGCATCTTGTGACTCTGTTCAGTCCATTCTCGCCGTGTCTTGCAGCTGCCTTGCCCGCGGCGCTCGGTATTGCCAGTAAGCTGCTCATTGTCGGCGCAATCGGCGTTGTCCTCGGGGTGATTGTGCTGGTGCTTGAACTACGCGGACTGCGGCGGCCGCGTCCGATTGCGCTCTTTGAAGATCCACAGGGGCGGGTGACTATTTCCCAGGATAGTCTCCGCGTGCTGGTTGAGCATGAAGCGGCCCGGGTCCCTGGAGTGCGTCGGGCATCAGCCAGGGTGCAGGCTAAGGGTGAAGGCTTGGTCGTGCACTGCAACCTGGCAATCTGGCCTGATTATTCGCTGCCCGAGATGGCCGCTGCAGTGCAGCAACAGGTGCGCGAAGCGGTCAAGGATCTGCTGGGCCAAGCCTTAGCGCGGCTCGATATTGAGACGACCGTCGTCCGGCCTTCTACTCCAGCCCAGCAACGGGCGTAA
- a CDS encoding DUF6391 domain-containing protein, translating to MIGLMVLFLAAFLIAGFLFLTVTVGMTLSALVTLVTAPGQLWRLLRDRQLRQNHALEHATINVLEERFGPSQLTGLARHDGFYIRGAVSPALVLDAAHEALQRLQAGERRLAIHPRCGTTLLASQLVLAVTFLAVLIILHTLSIWPFLAGLLAAIVLGPRLSPFLQRWITTDAHVDQLTIEGIALRSGLGFGWTSLLVPTLFVRTTTKPLRFQQPADEADIVIITPNRDVIIGGRYRVH from the coding sequence ATGATCGGGTTGATGGTACTCTTCCTCGCCGCTTTCTTGATTGCCGGATTCCTCTTTCTCACTGTTACTGTGGGCATGACCCTGAGCGCGCTTGTCACCCTTGTAACCGCGCCGGGACAACTCTGGCGATTGTTACGCGATCGCCAGTTGCGACAGAACCACGCGCTCGAACACGCCACGATCAACGTACTCGAAGAGCGCTTTGGTCCGTCACAATTGACCGGGTTGGCTCGCCATGACGGCTTCTATATCCGTGGTGCTGTCTCCCCAGCGCTCGTGCTTGACGCAGCGCATGAAGCATTGCAGCGGCTCCAAGCCGGTGAGCGCCGCCTGGCGATTCATCCTCGATGCGGCACGACGTTACTGGCCTCGCAGCTCGTCCTCGCTGTCACGTTTCTGGCCGTTCTCATCATCCTGCACACCCTCAGTATCTGGCCATTTCTTGCCGGACTGCTTGCGGCGATTGTTCTGGGGCCACGGCTCAGCCCCTTCCTCCAGCGCTGGATCACGACCGATGCCCACGTTGACCAACTGACCATTGAAGGCATTGCGTTGCGGAGTGGCCTCGGCTTCGGCTGGACAAGCCTGCTGGTCCCCACACTTTTCGTACGCACAACGACCAAGCCCCTGCGCTTCCAGCAGCCGGCCGACGAAGCCGATATTGTCATCATCACACCGAACCGCGACGTCATCATCGGCGGGCGCTACCGCGTGCATTAG
- a CDS encoding serine hydrolase domain-containing protein produces MASHQANGFAQAQAHIEKAIERREIDGAGLAVVHEGRLAIEWYAGEAAPGVPSSSRVLWPLAAISKLYTAATIMALVERGTLTLSLPVCSLLPELAGEGREAITLRHLLTHTSGLLYEPPDMEALLLAQQPLDELVDAAFTSPLQFPPGSQFAYSDLGYAVAGLVAEAATGQRFPTLLRELILEPAGLRETFFPLPPEAAPRLARVVGALGEGTPGHMYGASYGLRLGHPAWGVVATLPDLVRFGLLFTPEASSRVLSAATICTMTTDQVRRFFRPDLPSWGLGFAIGQGSFGEGDLFSSESFGLSGATGCALWYDPRARVLIAFVSNRHMNADRLVFTRRLSAVLNTVMAAFS; encoded by the coding sequence ATGGCATCCCACCAGGCCAACGGCTTTGCCCAGGCACAGGCCCACATCGAGAAGGCGATCGAGCGCAGGGAGATCGACGGCGCTGGCTTGGCAGTCGTCCACGAAGGCCGGTTGGCCATCGAGTGGTACGCTGGCGAGGCCGCACCAGGCGTGCCAAGCAGCAGCCGGGTGCTTTGGCCGCTTGCTGCCATCTCGAAACTCTACACCGCAGCGACGATCATGGCACTGGTCGAGCGGGGAACATTGACACTCAGCTTGCCAGTCTGCTCGTTGCTCCCAGAACTCGCTGGTGAAGGACGTGAGGCAATCACCCTGCGCCATCTGCTCACCCATACCAGCGGACTGCTCTATGAACCACCTGACATGGAAGCGCTCCTGCTCGCCCAGCAGCCGCTCGACGAACTTGTCGATGCGGCGTTCACCTCCCCACTGCAGTTCCCCCCAGGCAGCCAGTTCGCCTACAGCGACCTCGGCTACGCTGTCGCCGGGCTTGTGGCCGAAGCTGCAACCGGGCAACGCTTTCCGACACTGCTCCGTGAACTCATCCTCGAACCAGCTGGCCTGCGCGAAACGTTCTTCCCACTGCCGCCCGAGGCAGCACCACGGCTTGCACGCGTCGTTGGGGCGCTTGGTGAGGGAACACCCGGGCATATGTATGGCGCGAGCTATGGCTTACGCCTTGGTCATCCCGCCTGGGGTGTCGTCGCGACATTGCCTGACCTTGTCCGCTTTGGCCTACTCTTCACGCCCGAAGCGAGCAGTCGGGTTCTCTCGGCCGCGACCATCTGCACAATGACCACCGACCAGGTACGGCGATTCTTCCGCCCTGACTTGCCATCGTGGGGGCTCGGGTTCGCCATTGGGCAAGGCAGCTTCGGCGAAGGCGATTTGTTCTCGTCAGAGAGCTTTGGCCTAAGTGGCGCAACGGGCTGCGCGTTGTGGTATGACCCACGCGCACGTGTCCTCATCGCCTTTGTCTCCAACCGCCATATGAACGCTGATCGCCTGGTTTTCACACGGCGCCTGAGCGCTGTCCTCAACACGGTCATGGCCGCCTTCAGCTAA
- a CDS encoding arylsulfotransferase family protein, with product MMRTMTRRALLHAAAVTSGATLFAACGVRRTAGTPVPAAVMSPTARVTAAGEASAVVETPAIPGLAVFPLPNSATAMPQTEITIRGVTPDAIAAVSVTGSQSGGHLGTLVPHSDNAGASFVPSSPFTPGEHVSVAIEVAGQPRSFQFTVATPVAVQPAGPGQLVDDPQYVWHFRSRPDLLPPRVTVTRSGNTAPGLIFLGVKGGDGVQGYGQRGAMVLDEQGELVGFFPVSGDDQFIENVSIQTYQGKPVLAWWEGQHVVGYGRGRYVLRDTAYRPIVEISAGNGYAGDFHEFQVTPQNTALFVIYQPVQWDLSAAGGSAQGIAVDGVIQELDIVTGRVLFEWHALDHVSFDESYVAAPQDPNNHYDFFHINAVDIDLSDNTLLVSARYTWSIYKIDRKTGAVIWRLGGKRSSFTLGQGVQTAYQHHIRWHRDGTLTIFDNGGANNDTKVHDQSRGIVLKLDTGRKQVSLVRQYTHPDKVFSESQGSMQVLDNGNVLIGWGSAPYFSEHRADGTLVLDGRLPDQNASYRAFRSIWNAQPADPPVLAVERGEGDAVTVYASWNGATTVARWQVVAGPSPEELSPVSEAPKQGFETAITAHTAQPWIAVRALDAKGQVLAQSAVVAAPPVGGS from the coding sequence ATGATGCGGACAATGACGCGGCGTGCGCTTTTACATGCCGCTGCTGTGACCAGTGGAGCAACTCTCTTCGCTGCATGTGGAGTGCGTCGCACGGCCGGGACGCCAGTCCCGGCCGCTGTTATGTCGCCAACAGCACGTGTCACCGCGGCCGGTGAAGCATCGGCTGTGGTAGAGACTCCGGCGATTCCCGGCCTCGCCGTTTTCCCGCTGCCGAACAGTGCCACCGCGATGCCGCAGACGGAGATTACGATTCGTGGTGTTACTCCCGATGCGATTGCTGCTGTCAGTGTCACGGGCAGCCAGAGTGGCGGGCATCTTGGCACGCTTGTGCCACACAGCGACAACGCTGGGGCGAGTTTTGTCCCCAGTTCGCCATTTACGCCAGGTGAACACGTGAGCGTTGCAATTGAGGTCGCCGGCCAACCCCGATCGTTCCAGTTTACGGTTGCTACACCGGTTGCTGTCCAACCAGCCGGGCCTGGGCAACTTGTTGATGACCCGCAGTACGTGTGGCATTTCCGCTCGCGTCCCGACCTTCTGCCCCCGCGTGTCACGGTCACGCGCAGCGGCAACACAGCTCCTGGTCTGATCTTCCTTGGCGTTAAAGGAGGAGATGGCGTCCAAGGGTATGGCCAGCGTGGCGCGATGGTGTTAGACGAGCAAGGTGAGCTGGTCGGCTTCTTCCCCGTTTCGGGCGACGACCAATTCATCGAGAACGTCAGTATTCAAACCTACCAGGGGAAGCCGGTGCTTGCCTGGTGGGAGGGCCAGCATGTCGTTGGCTATGGTCGCGGGCGCTACGTCCTTCGCGACACGGCGTATCGCCCAATCGTTGAGATTTCGGCAGGCAATGGCTATGCGGGCGATTTCCATGAGTTCCAGGTCACCCCGCAGAACACGGCGCTCTTCGTTATTTACCAGCCGGTGCAGTGGGATCTTTCGGCGGCAGGCGGTTCTGCCCAGGGAATTGCGGTCGACGGCGTGATCCAAGAGCTTGACATTGTCACTGGGCGAGTACTCTTTGAGTGGCATGCGCTCGACCATGTCAGCTTTGACGAAAGCTACGTTGCTGCGCCACAGGATCCGAACAACCATTACGACTTCTTCCACATCAATGCTGTTGATATCGATCTCAGCGACAACACGTTGCTCGTCTCGGCCCGCTACACCTGGTCCATCTACAAGATTGACCGCAAGACTGGCGCGGTCATCTGGCGACTTGGTGGGAAACGCAGTAGCTTTACCCTTGGTCAAGGTGTTCAGACGGCTTATCAACACCATATCCGTTGGCACCGTGATGGGACATTGACCATTTTTGATAATGGTGGAGCCAACAACGACACGAAAGTGCATGACCAGTCGCGCGGGATCGTGCTCAAGCTGGACACGGGGCGCAAGCAGGTGAGCCTTGTGCGGCAGTACACGCATCCTGACAAGGTTTTTTCTGAGAGTCAGGGGAGCATGCAGGTCCTGGATAATGGCAATGTGTTAATTGGTTGGGGAAGTGCACCTTACTTCAGTGAGCATCGGGCCGATGGCACGCTCGTGCTTGATGGCCGTTTGCCTGACCAGAATGCATCGTACCGTGCGTTTCGTTCTATCTGGAACGCGCAGCCGGCTGACCCGCCCGTCCTCGCTGTTGAGCGTGGTGAAGGAGACGCGGTGACGGTCTACGCTAGCTGGAACGGGGCGACGACGGTAGCGCGCTGGCAGGTCGTGGCTGGGCCATCGCCGGAAGAACTCAGTCCGGTGAGTGAGGCTCCCAAGCAAGGATTCGAGACAGCGATCACCGCGCATACTGCCCAGCCCTGGATCGCTGTTCGTGCGCTTGATGCGAAAGGGCAGGTCCTTGCACAATCGGCCGTCGTTGCCGCGCCGCCTGTTGGGGGTAGTTAG